Proteins encoded by one window of Cydia fagiglandana chromosome Z, ilCydFagi1.1, whole genome shotgun sequence:
- the LOC134679206 gene encoding leucine-rich repeat protein SHOC-2 isoform X1, with product MRPPTEYDGGARVPTEAEEVDPRAPAMMICARLAGRAIIRVVGRCEDAQENSQLDLSECQLMQVPDAVYHLMRHTELKTCDLSGNVITKIPPKFAVKFSLITDLNLSNNQMARLPDELCTLACLERLDISHNSFVALPAIACQCPSLHTLHAHHNQIIEVDVDRLARSRALEYVDLSDNPLPPRVHDELKQLSRPSVAVSERVKEDWEEDLIL from the exons ATGAGGCCGCCTACGGAATATGACGGGGGAGCTCGGGTGCCGACGGAAGCCGAGGAGGTGGACCCGCGGGCGCCAGCGATGATGATATGCGCCCGGCTCGCAGGCCGCGCCATCATTCGCGTCGTCGGACGCTGCGAGGATGCCCAGGAAAACAGCCAGCTCG ACCTGTCAGAATGCCAGCTGATGCAAGTCCCAGATGCAGTGTACCACCTCATGCGACACACAGAGCTTAAGACCTGTGATCTCAGTGGCAatgtcatcaccaagatacctCCCAAGTTTGCGGTCAAGTTCAGTTTGATCACAG ATTTGAACCTCTCAAACAATCAGATGGCCAGATTGCCAGATGAGCTGTGCACACTGGCTTGCCTGGAGCGGCTAGACATCTCCCATAACAGCTTTGTGGCCCTCCCGGCCATCGCCTGCCAGTGTCCCAGTCTCCACACATTACATGCACACCACAATCAGATCATTG AGGTAGACGTGGACCGGTTGGCGCGATCGCGTGCCCTCGAGTACGTGGACCTGAGCGACAATCCCCTCCCCCCGCGCGTGCACGACGAGCTCAAGCAGCTCTCGCGGCCCTCCGTGGCCGTGTCCGAGCGCGTCAAGGAGGACTGGGAAGAGGACCTCATCCTCTAG
- the LOC134678178 gene encoding uncharacterized protein LOC134678178, which yields MAGDDGAQLKGLSKYFNSQTYSGRANVAKATYAFFGVVILYNMLKPKSK from the exons ATGGCCGGAGATGACGGAGCCCAGCTGAAAGGCTTATCCAAGTACTTCAACAGCCAGACATACAGCGGCAGAGCAAAC gtggCCAAGGCGACATATGCATTCTTCGGTGTAGTGATCCTTTACAACATGCTTAAACCTAAGTCAAAGTAA
- the LOC134679206 gene encoding leucine-rich repeat-containing protein 57 isoform X2, whose product MALAVTRVVLRCEDAQESQALDLSECQLMQVPDAVYHLMRHTELKTCDLSGNVITKIPPKFAVKFSLITDLNLSNNQMARLPDELCTLACLERLDISHNSFVALPAIACQCPSLHTLHAHHNQIIEVDVDRLARSRALEYVDLSDNPLPPRVHDELKQLSRPSVAVSERVKEDWEEDLIL is encoded by the exons ATGGCCCTGGCGGTGACTCGTGTTGTTCTGAGGTGTGAAGATGCTCAGGAATCTCAAGCCCTAG ACCTGTCAGAATGCCAGCTGATGCAAGTCCCAGATGCAGTGTACCACCTCATGCGACACACAGAGCTTAAGACCTGTGATCTCAGTGGCAatgtcatcaccaagatacctCCCAAGTTTGCGGTCAAGTTCAGTTTGATCACAG ATTTGAACCTCTCAAACAATCAGATGGCCAGATTGCCAGATGAGCTGTGCACACTGGCTTGCCTGGAGCGGCTAGACATCTCCCATAACAGCTTTGTGGCCCTCCCGGCCATCGCCTGCCAGTGTCCCAGTCTCCACACATTACATGCACACCACAATCAGATCATTG AGGTAGACGTGGACCGGTTGGCGCGATCGCGTGCCCTCGAGTACGTGGACCTGAGCGACAATCCCCTCCCCCCGCGCGTGCACGACGAGCTCAAGCAGCTCTCGCGGCCCTCCGTGGCCGTGTCCGAGCGCGTCAAGGAGGACTGGGAAGAGGACCTCATCCTCTAG